A genomic stretch from Malus domestica chromosome 15, GDT2T_hap1 includes:
- the LOC103456264 gene encoding histone-lysine N-methyltransferase ASHH2 isoform X2, producing the protein MACGNSVMVESLLPEPVTEQQMGSEILVQSVSEQPSCSEPLLDSDVDHASVPDGALGLSRNDNAGFVISGEVTESCKVDRDGFVGEHENANDLDLRSRLNGDWRLNRCCSTESQSNVDGSNRESDGTCLKEGGPELEDGSAASVGDCDIPLEVICQIGSSGDGVQQDERRDDKSVSCLYSKEVMEVTEEKGDISLEIKNDNCEPVSPLQGGEIPSELAEMEACSSPHTEEKGFNILAGPSLEAAYEERVVSGGIEADLCNKTSPVRDVGMHSEVSYACVLVTNCDNKNEQMDDNGVNGPSSLSTERTTEVVEMKSNVDTCTQIFPSQGLERALEDLHMPDLPSSCAQQNDQSSDKIADGSSVERSIDILEKNSDSMTDLEAVILTQMSPVKVNVYYSKEGPSEIASNCIIEKSVSMQSCQTLGVANNSVSGLSTDMVVGMKSNTNQIWPPEGCERAFEGSDVSDSLRVCSQENGQRNDKVIDFASAERVTDILEKKSDATTDTKVEIGTQISVMEEKVSNLNEGSGGLSPNNVHEKSVSLKPFQPFDIVKNGPSESVDVPDNSDSPGNIDSSISLDCSGEKYHEGIDNVKVGCVSKTKFPDIVALSSRRSGRSRKTNTKRAPRKGRSTSKELQPLGSPETVFKAAGRKRSCLSKPARSSVWGLLGSVTQSFEESNRLEVSQGKSQVSQKRRSGQRSGQRNQSGAGGNSQGSRGKNRASTNRVRLKVKVGKEFCNSSLYITVPEDVDTSASANSVKKGDGNEGNWRKEATVGEDRTYLDAPVLDVDLANKDFESVVLTENSADNVIDNYRTVPSHTVAVSSGGSFGTSFTDPGTSPDSEIINIVPDADVEARQQEDPHGDVLTSDKVLAASGDFISTKRGNEKHKVPHAKNYVWEGGKLCPASLNKEMQSERDGCRQSLDFSSSEMRTSSTCANASSNSSSDKESSLEALHLSGETDPGISGDVLKVEVGADNLDVGLGLSKSQSSKSKGLKPPKGRSRACGSASKKGNAHRLTENRKKSANKKKVMEKADGDQVSCEVANLPESGVPNSDMVPVNIDKQYLPPRNAWVLCDDCHKWRRIPAELADIIDEQKCTWTCKDNKDEAFADCSIRQEKSNSEINAELDISDASGDEDASVTRSKYKELECRRPTVSQQNVASIKINQFHHRSRKTQNIDEIMVCHCKPLSDGQLGCGDDCLNRILNIECVRGACPCRDLCSNQQFQKRRYAKLEKFRSGKKGFGLRLLEDICKGQFLIEYVGEVLDTNAYEARQKEYAVKGHRHFYFMTLNGSEVIDACAKGNLGRFINHSCDPNCRTEKWMVNGEICIGLFALRDIKKGEEVTFDYNYVRVFGAAAKKCHCGSSQCRGYIGGDPLDTEVIVQDDSDEEYMEPVMIPEDGVSEDRSDNTLPANKVIDNTTVSIGELEFTTQREESMNRSDSLVSHLHDSLELKHPRQKPSSVPPVETEDVTSIPIPAIEQEIFGEKETTEKSSNSSERLETTPIKVLGKSLSDGTDSNRKSKSGAIEVGQVPSKVCSNVKTSKSTSFVKKSKVKITPSGNKIQMAATKSLVLSIKPKRLTEGSVEEKLNELLDGDGGINKRKDSTKGYLKLLILTAVSGDSGSGEVIQSNRDLSMILDALLKTKSRMVLIDVINKNGLRMLHNIMKKYREDFKKIPILRKLLKVLEYLAMRQILTSEHITGGPPCAGMESFTESMLSLTEHEDRQVHQIARNFRDKWIPRPFRRHSYVDRVDSKMEFNRGSNSNRFSPSHDNWRDQSGRSTEAIDSAKQSMVSTSVSTGVQEVSSAPCTGGGPTSETKVRKRKSRWDQPADPDSSLLQNKEQKSESGLHRQLAPSPLPGIGEMALHLKRVSGEDGTCSSSVHRNCQQNVHRNCQQNDGTEINLDDLPPGFDAPAIPSFASSSFCPLKCPAAPVIGHPQEKFVSRLPISYGIPLSVMQQYGTPHLAPGIPFLPFPPLPLVPRHKKGPSPSHPINHVAVSQPAEGQHDRCVPATSHSNDSIPSTTGANQAEFNIPCVNNQCASKRPREFSNDLGRRYFKQQKYWNHNNDNNINTKFGPPSFGDRNGWGCNGNNSQGGANSSIGVGNVANEHTSSFYAEDLSYRVERAGNNAGQHSQHH; encoded by the exons ATGGCTTGTGGAAATTCGGTTATGGTCGAGAGTCTTTTGCCTGAGCCTGTCACTGAGCAGCAGATGGGCTCAGAGATCTTGGTGCAATCTGTTTCTGAGCAGCCATCCTGCTCGGAGCCTTTACTTGATTCTGATGTTGACCATGCCAGTGTGCCAGATGGGGCTCTGGGATTGTCTAGGAATGATAATGCTGGTTTTGTGATCTCTGGTGAGGTTACAGAGTCATGCAAGGTTGATAGAGATGGTTTCGTTGGTGAGCATGAGAATGCCAATGATTTGGATCTGCGAAGTAGGTTGAACGGAGATTGGAGGCTCAATAGGTGTTGCTCGACTGAGAGTCAGAGTAATGTTGATGGTTCCAATAGGGAAAGTGATGggacatgcttgaaggaaggtgGGCCTGAACTTGAGGATGGATCTGCAGCTTCAGTTGGGGACTGTGACATCCCTTTGGAAGTCATATGTCAGATTGGTTCATCAGGAGACGGTGTCCAACAGGATGAGCGGAGAGATGATAAGAGTGTTAGTTGTCTCTATTCTAAAGAGGTTATGGAAGTTACGGAAGAGAAAGGTGACATTTCTCTTGAGATTAAGAATGATAATTGTGAACCAGTATCTCCTTTGCAGGGTGGTGAAATTCCCTCAGAACTAGCAGAGATGGAAGCTTGCAGTAGTCCCCATACAGAAGAGAAGGGTTTCAACATCTTAGCGGGTCCCTCTTTGGAAGCTGCATATGAGGAGAGGGTTGTTTCTGGTGGGATAGAAGCTGATTTGTGCAACAAGACATCACCTGTACGGGATGTTGGGATGCATTCAGAAGTATCATACGCATGTGTTTTAGTGACCAATTGTGACAATAAGAATGAACAGATGGATGATAATGGTGTTAATGGTCCAAGCAGCCTCTCTACTGAAAGGACTACAGAGGTTGTTGAGATGAAAAGTAATGTTGATACATGCACTCAAATATTTCCTTCGCAAGGTTTGGAGAGAGCCTTGGAAGATTTACATATGCCTGATTTACCGAGTAGTTGTGCCCAACAGAATGATCAGAGTAGTGATAAAATTGCTGATGGTTCCTCGGTAGAGAGGTCTATAGATATTCTGGAAAAAAACAGTGATTCTATGACAGATTTAGAGGCTGTCATTCTCACCCAGATGTCTCCTGTAAAAGTTAATGTCTACTATTCTAAGGAAGGTCCCTCCGAAATAGCTTCCAACTGCATTATTGAGAAGTCTGTTTCTATGCAGTCATGTCAAACCTTAGGGGTTGCCAATAACAGCGTCAGTGGGCTCTCTACTGATATGGTTGTTGGTATGAAAAGCAATACTAATCAAATATGGCCTCCAGAGGGTTGTGAGAGGGCCTTTGAAGGTTCAGATGTGTCAGATTCACTGAGGGTTTGCAGCCAAGAGAATGGTCAGAGGAACGATAAGGTTATCGATTTTGCGTCTGCTGAAAGGGTAACAGacattttggaaaagaaaagtgATGCTACAACCGACACGAAGGTTGAAATTGGCACCCAGATCTCAGTAATGGAGGAAAAAGTCTCCAATCTGAATGAAGGTTCTGGTGGACTATCCCCCAACAATGTTCATGAGAAGTCCGTTTCTTTGAAACCGTTTCAACCTTTTGATATTGTCAAAAATGGCCCTTCTGAGAGTGTGGATGTGCCAGATAATAGTGATTCCCCTGGTAATATTGATTCTAGCATTTCGTTGGACTGTTCTGGAGAGAAATATCATGAAGGAATTGATAATGTCAAAGTTGGTTGTGTTTCTAAAACCAAATTTCCTGACATTGTAGCATTGTCTTCTCGAAGGAGTGGCCGAAGCCGCAAGACTAACACAAAAAGGGCTCCAAGGAAAGGCAGAAGCACATCTAAAGAGTTGCAACCACTTGGAAGCCCTGAAACTGTCTTCAAGGCTGCTGGAAGGAAGAGAAGCTGCCTTTCCAAACCAGCTCGTTCTTCTGTATGGGGATTATTAGGGAGTGTAACACAATCTTTTGAAGAGAGTAACAGGCTTGAGGTCAGTCAAGGTAAGAGTCAAGTATCACAGAAACGAAGGAGTGGACAAAGAAGCGGACAACGGAATCAGAGTGGTGCTGGTGGAAATTCACAAGGGTCAAGGGGCAAGAACCGTGCGTCAACTAACCGTGTTCGTTTGAAGGTTAAAGTGGGGAAAGAATTTTGTAATAGTTCTCTCTACATCACAGTACCTGAGGATGTTGATACCTCAGCATCTGCAAATTCTGTTAAAAAAGGGGATGGAAATGAGGGCAATTGGAGAAAAGAAGCTACTGTTGGGGAGGATAGAACTTATCTGGATGCTCCTGTTCTGGATGTTGATCTGGCTAATAAGGACTTTGAGAGTGTTGTTCTCACAGAGAATTCAGCTGACAATGTGATTGATAATTATCGTACGGTTCCATCTCATACAGTTGCTGTATCTTCTGGAGGATCATTTGGGACTAGCTTTACAGATCCTGGAACTTCACCTGATTCTGAAATTATCAATATCGTTCCAGATGCAGATGTTGAGGCAAGACAGCAAGAAGACCCTCATGGTGATGTTTTAACTTCTGACAAGGTTTTGGCTGCTTCTGGAGACTTTATTAGCACTAAGAGAGGGAATGAGAAGCATAAAGTCCCTCATGCAAAAAATTATGTTTGGGAAGGTGGTAAACTTTGTCCAGCAAGCTTGAATAAAGAAATGCAATCAGAACGAGATGGATGCAGGCAAAGTCTGGATTTTTCTTCTAGTGAGATGCGCACTTCATCCACCTGTGCAAATGCTTCGAGCAACTCATCAAGTGACAAGGAATCATCTTTGGAGGCACTGCACTTGTCAGGAGAAACTGACCCTGGAATTTCTGGAGATGTTCTTAAAGTGGAAGTGGGTGCAGATAATCTTGACGTGGGCTTAGGATTATCAAAATCACAATCCTCAAAATCTAAGGGACTGAAGCCTCCCAAGGGCAGGTCCAGAGCCTGTGGCTCAGCGAGCAAGAAGGGTAATGCTCATAGACTGACGGAAAACCGGAAAAAGTCCGCTAACAAGAAGAAAGTCATGGAAAAGGCTGATGGTGATCAGGTTTCATGCGAAGTGGCAAATCTCCCAGAATCAG GCGTTCCTAACTCGGACATGGTACCTGTTAACATAGATAAGCAGTATTTACCACCGCGTAATGCTTGGGTGCTCTGTGATGATTGTCATAAATGGAGGCGTATACCAGCTGAACTTGCAGACATTATAGATGAACAAAAGTGCACATG GACCTGTAAAGATAACAAGGATGAAGCCTTTGCTGATTGCTCAATCCGTCAAGAGAAGTCAAATTCAGAGATTAATGCGGAGTTGGATATATCAGATGCCTCAGGTGATGAAGATGCATCCGTCACCCGATCAAAGTACAAAGAATTGGAATGTCGACGTCCAACAG TTTCCCAACAGAATGTTGCAAGCATAAAAATTAATCAGTTCCATCACCGTAGCCGTAAAACTCAGAATATTGACGAG ATAATGGTTTGCCATTGCAAACCGCTTTCAGATGGTCAGTTGGGTTGTGGAGATGATTGCCTGAATCGAATACTTAATATTGAATGTGTTAGAGGAGCCTGTCCATGTAGAGACCTCTGTTCAAATCAGcag TTCCAAAAACGCCGATACGCCAAACTAGAGAAGTTTCGAAGTGGAAAGAAGGGTTTTGGCCTCAGGTTGCTTGAGGATATATGTAAAGGGCAATTTCTTATTGAATATGTTGGAGAG GTGCTTGATACAAATGCTTACGAGGCACGACAAAAGGAGTATGCTGTGAAGGGTCACAGACATTTCTACTTCATGACATTGAATGGCAGTGAG GTAATAGATGCATGTGCAAAGGGGAATTTGGGGCGTTTCATTAACCATAGTTGTGATCCTAATTGTCGCACAGAAAAG TGGATGGTGAATGGAGAGATTTGTATAGGACTATTTGCATTGAGAGATATAAAGAAG GGTGAAGAGGTTACATTTGACTACAACTATGTAAGGGTTTTCGGAGCTGCTGCCAAAAAATGTCATTGTGGTTCATCTCAATGTCGGGGTTACATAGGTGGTGATCCTCTTGATACCGAAGTCATTGTTCAAGATGATTCAGATGAAGAATATATGGAGCCTGTGATGATCCCAGAAGATGGTGTATCTGAAGATAGGTCTGACAATACGTTGCCTGCAAATAAAGTAATTGATAATACAACAGTTTCTATTGGGGAATTGGAGTTTACCACACAAAGAGAGGAGTCCATGAATCGATCTGATTCACTTGTTTCTCACTTACACGATTCATTGGAATTGAAGCACCCAAGACAGAAACCATCTTCTGTCCCACCAGTTGAAACAGAAGATGTAACTAGTATACCCATACCTGCTATTGAGCAGGAAATTTTTGGGGAAAAGGAGACTACAGAAAAATCCTCAAACTCCTCTGAAAGACTAGAGACTACTCCAATAAAAGTGCTTGGCAAATCGTTATCTGATGGCACTGACAGTAACAGGAAGTCCAAGTCTGGTGCTATTGAAGTTGGACAGGTTCCTTCCAAAGTGTGTTCTAATGTGAAAACTTCCAAATCAACCAGTTTTGTGAAGAAAAGCAAAGTGAAGATTACCCCAAGTGgaaacaaaattcaaatggcAGCCACCAAATCTCTCGTGCTATCTATCAAGCCCAAACGATTAACAGAAGGTTCAG TTGAGGAGAAGCTTAACGAGCTGTTGGATGGCGACGGAGGGATAAATAAACGGAAA GATTCCACTAAAGGCTACTTGAAGCTTCTGATCCTTACCGCTGTATCTGGTGATAGTGGCAGTGGTGAAGTAATTCAGAG CAATCGAGATCTTTCTATGATCCTTGATGCGCTTTTGAAAACAAAGTCACGGATGGTTTTGATTGatgtaataaataaaaacg gttTGAGAATGCTACACAACATAATGAAAAAATACAGAGAAGACTTCAAAAAGATACCAATCCTCCGGAAGCTTCTGAAG GTCCTAGAGTATTTAGCTATGAGGCAGATACTTACATCAGAGCATATTACTGGAGGTCCTCCCTGCGCTGGAATGGAGAG CTTTACGGAGTCAATGCTGTCACTGACAGAACACGAAGACAGACAG GTCCACCAAATAGCACGGAATTTTCGAGACAAGTGGATTCCCAGACCTTTCAGAAGACATAGCTATGTAGACAGGGTTGATAGCAAGATGGAATTTAACAGAGGTTCAAACTCCAACAGATTTTCCCCATCACATGATAATTGGCGTGATCAAAGTGGAAGGTCTACTGAAGCTATAGATAGTGCCAAACAATCAATGGTTTCAACTTCTGTGAGTACTGGCGTCCAGGAGGTCTCTTCTGCACCTTGTACGGGTGGTGGCCCTACCAGTGAGACAAAAGTTCGCAAGCGTAAAAGCCGATGGGATCAACCAGCAGACCCAGATTCAAGTTTACTTCAGAACAAAGAACAGAAGAGCGAGTCTGGATTGCATAGACAGTTAGCACCTAGTCCATTGCCTGGGATAGGTGAAATGGCATTGCATCTGAAGAGGGTGAGTGGAGAAGATGGAACTTGTTCCAGCAGTGTGCATCGTAACTGTCAGCAAAATGTGCATCGTAACTGTCAGCAAAATGATGGAACAGAGATAAACCTCGACGATCTTCCTCCTGGGTTTGATGCCCCTGCAATTCCATCTTTTGCTTCGTCATCATTTTGTCCTTTGAAGTGTCCTGCTGCTCCAGTGATAGGGCATCCGCAGGAGAAATTTGTTTCTCGCTTACCCATCTCGTACGGAATTCCACTGTCTGTCATGCAGCAATATGGGACACCCCATCTTGCTCCTGGGATaccttttcttcctttcccaCCATTACCCTTGGTGCCCCGTCACAAGAAAGGCCCTTCACCTTCTCATCCCATCAATCATGTGGCAGTTAGTCAACCTGCAGAAGGACAACATGACAGGTGTGTTCCTGCAACTTCTCACTCTAATGATAGCATTCCTAGCACAACTGGTGCCAATCAGGCAGAGTTTAACATTCCATGTGTAAACAACCAATGTGCATCTAAGCGGCCGAGAGAATTCTCGAATGATTTGGGAAGGAGATACTTCAAGCAGCAGAAGTACTGGAATcataataatgataataatattAATACAAAATTTGGACCCCCATCTTTCGGGGACAGAAACGGGTGGGGGTGCAACGGAAACAACTCCCAGGGTGGGGCGAACAGCAGCATAGGCGTAGGAAATGTAGCAAATGAGCATACAAGTTCATTTTATGCAGAGGATTTAAGCTATAGGGTTGAGAGAGCTGGAAATAATGCCGGTCAGCATTCACAACACCATTGA